One window of the Niallia circulans genome contains the following:
- the uxaC gene encoding glucuronate isomerase, whose protein sequence is MFLNDQFLLKNDIAQKLFHDHAKQMPIIDYHCHLDPKEIYENKNFKNLTEAWLAGDHYKWRLMRANGIPETHITGDASDYDKFLAWARTVPKTIGNPLYTWTHLELKRFFGIDLLLNEENAPLIWDLANEKLATADFKRRNIIIHSNVKVVCTTDDPTDDLHYHERLKNEERHFQVLPSFRPDKALNIDQDGFIEWVEKLSIQSHVTINSYQGLIEALKARVDYFHQMGGKLSDHALDILTYEEADEKTLESIFQKRFKNEALSPYEISAYRTETLTRLICFYHEHNWTMQLHIHAYRNTNSAMFDQLGPDTGYDGMNDLPLTIPLQRLLDRAEKEGKLPKTILYSLNPNDFFVLATLMGSFQKHTPGKLQLGSGWWYNDTRAGMRHQLTVLSDTGLLSTFVGMLTDSRSFLSYTRHEYFRRVLCEFIGEIVERGEAPEDEDLLGSLVKDISYHNAKQYFGFERSYVENHQ, encoded by the coding sequence ATGTTTCTAAATGACCAATTTCTATTAAAAAATGATATCGCGCAAAAACTATTTCACGACCATGCAAAGCAGATGCCTATTATCGACTATCATTGTCACTTAGATCCGAAAGAAATTTATGAGAATAAAAATTTTAAAAACCTTACGGAAGCCTGGTTAGCTGGTGATCACTATAAATGGCGATTAATGCGCGCAAACGGAATTCCAGAGACTCATATTACTGGCGATGCCTCTGATTATGACAAATTTTTAGCATGGGCGCGTACAGTCCCTAAAACAATTGGTAATCCCTTATATACATGGACCCATTTAGAGCTAAAACGTTTCTTTGGTATAGATTTATTACTGAATGAGGAGAATGCCCCTCTTATTTGGGATTTAGCCAATGAGAAATTGGCTACCGCTGACTTTAAGCGTCGCAATATAATTATCCATTCAAATGTTAAAGTAGTTTGTACGACCGATGACCCGACTGATGATTTGCATTACCATGAACGCTTAAAGAATGAAGAACGACATTTTCAAGTACTTCCCTCTTTCCGTCCCGATAAAGCATTAAATATTGACCAAGATGGATTTATCGAATGGGTAGAAAAGCTAAGTATACAATCACATGTTACGATCAATTCCTATCAAGGATTAATAGAGGCACTTAAAGCACGTGTAGATTATTTCCACCAAATGGGTGGAAAATTATCGGATCATGCACTGGATATCTTAACCTATGAAGAAGCAGATGAGAAAACACTGGAATCGATTTTTCAAAAAAGATTTAAAAATGAAGCATTATCCCCATATGAAATCAGTGCATATCGTACAGAAACCTTAACTCGCTTAATCTGTTTTTATCATGAGCATAATTGGACAATGCAGCTTCATATCCATGCATATCGCAATACAAATTCAGCAATGTTTGACCAATTAGGCCCTGATACTGGATATGATGGGATGAATGATCTCCCTCTTACCATACCTTTGCAGCGTCTGTTAGATCGTGCAGAAAAAGAGGGGAAATTACCGAAAACCATTCTTTATTCCCTTAACCCTAATGACTTCTTTGTTTTAGCTACTTTAATGGGGTCTTTTCAAAAACACACGCCTGGAAAGCTTCAGCTAGGTTCAGGATGGTGGTATAACGATACAAGAGCTGGGATGCGCCATCAATTAACAGTTCTTAGTGACACTGGTCTCCTTTCCACCTTTGTCGGAATGCTAACAGACTCACGAAGCTTTCTCTCGTACACAAGGCATGAATATTTCCGCCGAGTGCTCTGTGAATTTATCGGGGAAATTGTCGAACGAGGCGAAGCACCGGAGGACGAGGACTTGCTTGGAAGCTTAGTTAAGGACATTAGCTACCATAATGCTAAACAATATTTCGGATTTGAGCGTTCATATGTTGAAAATCATCAATGA
- a CDS encoding alpha/beta hydrolase, with protein MLKIINDNYNQISKENQHMTLHLSLLDNKKRPFILVCPGGGYHHLSEKEAQPIVKWLHSIGYHAGILHYPVGTINHASIIKELEEVFSQLRNNAKDWNLLENKIGVLGFSAGGHLASLACTKINNRANALVLCYPVITFTETYGHSGSREHFLGKNPPNHLVEAYSIEHLVDENMPPTFIWHTADDQSVPVQNTIMLAESLAKFNIPFEYHIFPSGKHGLALAEESPYVHRWLSLAEAWLKTTLS; from the coding sequence ATGTTGAAAATCATCAATGATAACTATAACCAAATTTCCAAAGAAAATCAGCATATGACATTACATCTCTCCCTTTTAGATAATAAAAAGAGACCCTTCATTCTCGTTTGTCCAGGTGGAGGGTACCACCATTTATCAGAAAAAGAGGCGCAGCCAATTGTAAAATGGCTTCATTCGATTGGTTATCATGCTGGAATTCTCCATTATCCTGTTGGAACAATCAATCATGCAAGCATTATAAAGGAACTAGAAGAAGTATTTAGCCAACTACGAAACAATGCCAAGGATTGGAATTTATTAGAAAATAAAATAGGTGTGCTTGGCTTTTCTGCTGGTGGACATCTAGCCAGTCTTGCTTGCACCAAAATAAACAATCGTGCGAATGCGCTAGTCTTATGCTATCCAGTTATTACCTTCACGGAGACTTATGGGCATTCTGGAAGCCGAGAGCATTTTTTAGGAAAAAATCCGCCTAACCATTTAGTAGAAGCTTATTCGATTGAACATTTGGTCGATGAAAATATGCCGCCCACCTTTATATGGCACACTGCTGATGATCAATCAGTCCCTGTTCAAAATACCATCATGTTAGCGGAAAGCTTAGCCAAATTTAACATTCCTTTTGAATATCATATTTTTCCTTCTGGAAAACATGGGCTGGCATTAGCAGAGGAATCTCCCTATGTCCATCGCTGGTTGAGCTTAGCAGAAGCTTGGTTAAAAACTACTTTGTCATAA
- a CDS encoding rhamnogalacturonan acetylesterase, with product MPDKITIFIAGDSTAAEKTPDKRPETGWGEKLSTFFTDQIVIDNRAVNGRSTKSFINEGRLSAIEEAIHPGDYLFIQFGHNDQKDDPARGTDPYEDYQTNLHTFIHTANKHNAHPVLLTSVSRRHFRNQLIDHMSLGEYPQAMRELAKTSKVALLDIHKKSIDFFQSLGPDLSRNFFLHLEAYESSNYPIGVKDDTHFNNQGAEAVAKLICNAIKESDLPLKRFLKY from the coding sequence ATGCCAGACAAGATAACTATATTTATAGCAGGTGATTCTACTGCCGCAGAAAAAACACCAGATAAGCGTCCAGAAACTGGTTGGGGAGAAAAACTTTCCACCTTTTTCACAGACCAAATTGTTATTGATAATAGAGCCGTCAATGGTAGAAGCACAAAATCTTTTATAAACGAAGGACGACTATCTGCCATTGAGGAGGCAATTCATCCTGGGGATTATCTCTTTATTCAATTTGGACACAACGACCAAAAAGATGACCCAGCTCGCGGTACAGATCCATACGAAGACTATCAAACAAACTTGCATACATTTATTCATACCGCCAATAAGCATAATGCACACCCAGTATTACTTACTTCCGTTTCTCGAAGGCATTTTAGAAATCAGCTTATTGATCATATGTCTCTTGGTGAATACCCACAAGCTATGAGGGAACTCGCCAAAACCTCCAAAGTAGCACTTCTAGATATTCATAAAAAATCAATAGACTTTTTTCAATCCCTAGGCCCAGACTTATCCAGGAACTTTTTTCTCCATCTTGAAGCCTATGAATCTAGCAATTATCCAATTGGAGTAAAAGATGATACTCATTTCAATAATCAAGGTGCTGAAGCGGTCGCCAAGCTGATATGTAATGCAATAAAAGAAAGTGACCTACCTTTAAAAAGATTCTTAAAATACTAG
- a CDS encoding sugar porter family MFS transporter, with protein sequence MSDQLNPDSRNTNTNKKNNLKIIAIISTFGGLLFGFDTGVINGALPYMARPDQLNLNAVTEGLVTSSLLFGAAFGAMFSGKLADSYGRRKVILYLAAIFLITTLGCTFAPNVPIMITFRFLLGIAVGGASVAVPTFLAEMSPAEQRGQMVTQNELMIVSGQLLAYITNAIIGNTMDGAGNSWRYMLVIATLPAIVLWIGMLVVPESPRWYASKGRFKDAFRVLLHIRKEKRAKAELQQIKKAVETEAHVEQVGFKDLAVPWVRRIVFLGIGIAIVQQITGVNTIMFYGTQILESTGFSTEVALIANIANGVISVLATFLGIWLLGRVGRKPMLIIGLIGTTTTLLLIGIFSFTLNGTTILPIAVLSMTVTFLAFQQGAISPVTWLMLAEIFPLKLRGLGMGVSVFCLWITNFIIGLVFPILLDKIGLSNSFFLFAVLGVFAITFVSKFLPETKGKTLEQLEQYFRNFDKNSRGVQKTTIGEKQLHS encoded by the coding sequence ATGAGTGACCAATTAAACCCTGACAGTAGGAACACCAACACAAATAAGAAAAATAATTTAAAAATCATTGCCATTATCTCTACATTTGGTGGTCTTCTTTTTGGATTTGATACTGGTGTTATTAATGGGGCCTTACCCTATATGGCTCGTCCAGATCAGCTAAACCTCAATGCAGTAACTGAAGGTCTTGTTACTAGCTCGCTCTTATTTGGAGCGGCATTCGGAGCGATGTTCAGTGGGAAACTCGCGGATAGCTATGGACGAAGAAAAGTTATTTTATATTTAGCTGCTATTTTTCTGATTACAACACTAGGATGTACTTTCGCACCGAATGTCCCCATCATGATTACTTTCCGCTTCTTACTCGGTATCGCTGTCGGAGGAGCATCAGTTGCTGTCCCTACCTTCTTAGCAGAAATGTCTCCTGCCGAACAACGTGGTCAAATGGTAACCCAAAATGAACTAATGATCGTTAGTGGTCAATTACTTGCTTACATTACAAATGCTATTATTGGAAATACAATGGATGGGGCAGGAAACTCTTGGAGATATATGCTTGTCATTGCCACCTTACCTGCTATTGTCTTATGGATAGGAATGCTTGTTGTACCTGAAAGCCCAAGATGGTATGCATCAAAGGGCAGATTCAAAGATGCTTTTCGTGTATTATTGCATATTAGAAAAGAAAAACGAGCAAAAGCAGAGCTACAGCAAATAAAAAAAGCAGTGGAAACAGAAGCACATGTGGAACAAGTTGGCTTTAAAGATTTAGCTGTTCCTTGGGTTAGAAGAATTGTCTTTCTTGGTATTGGGATTGCCATCGTTCAACAAATCACGGGGGTAAATACCATCATGTTTTATGGAACACAAATACTAGAAAGCACTGGATTCTCTACCGAGGTCGCTCTCATTGCCAATATCGCCAATGGAGTAATTTCTGTATTGGCTACTTTCCTCGGAATTTGGCTGTTGGGACGTGTAGGAAGAAAACCAATGTTAATTATCGGACTAATCGGTACTACAACTACCTTACTACTAATAGGGATTTTCTCCTTCACTTTAAACGGAACAACTATTCTACCGATTGCTGTACTTAGTATGACGGTTACTTTCTTAGCATTTCAACAAGGGGCCATCTCCCCAGTAACTTGGCTTATGTTAGCAGAAATATTCCCATTAAAACTTCGAGGATTAGGAATGGGTGTTTCCGTATTTTGCTTATGGATAACAAACTTTATAATTGGTTTAGTTTTCCCGATTCTTCTCGATAAGATTGGCTTATCTAATTCATTCTTCCTTTTCGCCGTACTTGGAGTATTTGCCATAACATTTGTTAGCAAATTCTTACCAGAAACAAAAGGAAAAACATTAGAACAGCTCGAACAGTATTTCCGAAACTTTGATAAGAATTCCCGTGGTGTTCAGAAAACCACTATTGGAGAAAAACAACTCCATTCTTAA
- a CDS encoding PTS transporter subunit IIC has translation MKEFFSKLLNGMSIGIVVSLIPNALLGEILKLFIPFFPPLQHVLDITAFIMSLLPVLIGVMVGISFKLSSIQTASIGIAAMVGSGVVQKTAEGLFTLNGIGVVLNTGITAALAVLFVRFIGDRLKAYSILLLPTLCILIPGMAGYLLLPYMKSSTGLIGIAIENVTNLQPILMGIIIAVLFCLIILSPISTVGVATVISLSGVGSGAANLGIVAAGIGLAIASYKANSLGTALAHVLGSPKIQMGNFFMKPKIVIPMIITAAVLGGLAGYLNIQGTPYSAGFGLSGLVGPMNFMRLADGGWTSKNITIMVSTFLIIPFLLNVFLLYIFSKKLKMIKSDDYKLNFD, from the coding sequence GTGAAAGAGTTTTTCAGTAAATTATTAAATGGTATGAGTATCGGAATTGTTGTCTCGTTAATCCCAAATGCATTGCTTGGTGAAATCTTAAAGCTCTTTATTCCTTTCTTTCCTCCGCTTCAGCACGTATTAGATATTACTGCATTTATTATGAGTTTATTGCCCGTGCTTATTGGTGTAATGGTAGGAATATCCTTTAAGCTATCCTCTATACAGACAGCTAGTATCGGTATTGCTGCAATGGTTGGTAGTGGTGTTGTGCAAAAAACAGCGGAAGGGTTATTTACGTTAAATGGTATAGGAGTTGTTTTGAACACAGGTATAACCGCAGCGCTTGCGGTATTATTTGTCCGTTTTATCGGTGACCGCTTGAAGGCCTATTCTATTCTTCTATTACCAACATTATGTATATTAATCCCAGGAATGGCTGGGTACTTATTATTACCATATATGAAATCTAGTACTGGATTAATTGGCATCGCAATCGAAAATGTTACAAACTTACAGCCAATTCTCATGGGTATCATTATCGCTGTCTTGTTCTGTTTAATTATTCTTTCGCCTATCTCAACAGTAGGTGTAGCAACCGTTATATCTCTGTCAGGAGTTGGCTCAGGAGCAGCAAACCTTGGCATTGTGGCAGCAGGTATTGGGCTGGCTATTGCAAGCTATAAAGCAAACTCTTTAGGTACTGCGTTAGCACATGTTTTGGGATCCCCTAAAATACAAATGGGTAATTTCTTTATGAAACCTAAGATTGTTATTCCAATGATTATTACCGCTGCTGTGTTGGGTGGATTGGCTGGCTATTTAAATATACAGGGAACTCCTTATAGTGCTGGTTTTGGATTATCGGGATTAGTCGGACCTATGAATTTTATGCGCTTAGCTGATGGCGGTTGGACTAGTAAAAACATTACGATTATGGTTTCTACCTTTTTAATTATTCCATTTCTTTTAAATGTATTCCTACTGTATATTTTTTCAAAAAAATTAAAAATGATTAAATCAGACGATTATAAATTAAACTTTGATTAA
- a CDS encoding YxcD family protein, with translation MEKLIIPEQDIINAICVYVARKKQVRPEEVEVELMYDDDYGFSAEAYVHDRKQVLITQNMIEALRLWLDEYLNMDPYMGLKLVLDDEEGIIAIAK, from the coding sequence TTGGAGAAATTAATCATTCCAGAACAGGATATTATCAATGCAATCTGCGTCTATGTAGCACGAAAAAAACAAGTGCGACCAGAGGAAGTAGAAGTAGAGCTAATGTATGATGATGATTATGGCTTTTCAGCAGAAGCATATGTACATGATCGAAAACAAGTCCTTATCACTCAAAATATGATTGAAGCACTCAGATTGTGGTTAGATGAATATTTAAATATGGACCCATATATGGGGTTGAAATTAGTGTTAGATGATGAAGAGGGCATTATCGCTATAGCAAAGTAG
- a CDS encoding NAD(P)-binding domain-containing protein — translation MSLDDLNKRVQTDLAYLNYGGENWVRPKIHAEGHVFDVVIVGGGQSGLGIAFGLLRERVSNILVIDENKEGWEGPWETYARMVTLRTPKHLTSIDLGIPSLTFRSWWEAQFGREGWEKIDKIPRREWMNYLRWYRNILQLPVQNEVKLTLIEPLEKGIHRLHIKRKGTISSSLLARKIILATGIQGGGEWHVPAMISDNLPSSLYTHTSSSIDFSSLKGKKIAILGGGASAFDNANFALSQGVAQAHVYVRRHKMQRINPIRQMEASGMIEHFPALADDEKYAGMAHFFQHNQPPTNDTFNRASSWPGFHLHLGSPWLKVAQKGEQAEVTTPKGRFLFDYLIISTGLLTDPKLRPELRLIEKHIARWKDRYKAPEAIASPMLDAHPYLSYGFSFISRDTEGEALLHGIYSFNYAALISCGLSASALSGMRYGIPRIVKAVTDELFLDDRDMNLKDFFEYDTEEFTGEWPVNQKDPSKVI, via the coding sequence ATGAGCTTAGATGACTTAAATAAACGTGTACAAACAGATCTAGCTTATCTTAATTACGGAGGAGAAAACTGGGTTCGTCCAAAAATTCACGCAGAGGGACATGTTTTCGATGTAGTCATCGTTGGGGGTGGACAATCTGGCCTAGGGATTGCATTTGGTCTTTTACGCGAAAGAGTATCGAACATTCTTGTTATCGATGAGAATAAAGAAGGATGGGAAGGACCATGGGAAACTTATGCTCGTATGGTCACCTTACGTACTCCTAAACATTTAACTTCCATCGATCTTGGTATCCCTTCACTAACCTTTCGATCCTGGTGGGAGGCACAATTTGGTAGAGAAGGATGGGAAAAAATCGACAAAATCCCCCGTCGGGAATGGATGAATTACCTGAGATGGTATCGTAACATTCTGCAATTACCTGTTCAAAATGAAGTTAAATTGACTTTAATTGAACCATTAGAAAAAGGGATACACCGACTCCATATTAAAAGAAAGGGGACTATTTCATCTTCCTTACTCGCTCGAAAGATAATTCTAGCAACCGGCATCCAAGGTGGAGGGGAATGGCATGTCCCAGCCATGATATCCGACAATCTACCTTCTTCTTTATATACTCATACTTCTTCATCCATCGACTTCTCTTCCTTAAAAGGAAAAAAGATTGCCATTTTAGGTGGAGGTGCATCTGCATTTGACAATGCCAACTTCGCTTTATCACAGGGGGTAGCCCAAGCACATGTATATGTTCGCCGTCATAAAATGCAACGCATTAATCCGATTAGGCAAATGGAAGCATCTGGAATGATTGAACATTTTCCTGCCTTAGCAGATGACGAAAAATATGCTGGCATGGCCCATTTTTTCCAGCATAACCAACCACCAACAAATGATACTTTTAATCGAGCGTCTTCCTGGCCTGGTTTCCATTTGCATCTCGGTTCTCCCTGGCTGAAAGTAGCCCAAAAAGGAGAGCAAGCAGAAGTAACTACACCAAAGGGAAGGTTTTTATTTGATTACTTAATCATTAGCACAGGTTTATTAACAGATCCCAAACTGCGGCCAGAACTACGTTTAATCGAAAAGCATATAGCCCGTTGGAAAGATCGCTATAAAGCCCCGGAGGCAATAGCATCTCCTATGCTTGATGCACATCCTTATTTAAGCTATGGCTTTTCTTTCATTAGCCGTGACACAGAAGGAGAAGCATTGCTTCACGGTATATACTCGTTTAATTATGCTGCCCTTATTAGCTGTGGTTTATCTGCTTCTGCATTATCTGGCATGAGATATGGCATTCCCCGTATTGTTAAAGCCGTTACGGATGAACTATTTCTCGATGATAGAGACATGAATTTAAAAGATTTTTTTGAATACGATACAGAAGAATTCACTGGAGAATGGCCTGTGAACCAAAAGGATCCCTCTAAAGTTATTTAA
- a CDS encoding catalase — MENKKIDQLKKYTIDNEQNAGLTTNQGLKMAEDEFSLKAGLRGPTLMEDFHFREKMTHFDHERIPERIVHARGVGAHGVFQLYESLEAYTKADFLNDTNKTTPVFVRFSTVQGSRGSNDTVRDVRGFAIKFYTDEGNYDLVGNNIPVFFIQDAIKFPDFVHAVKPEPHNEIPQGASAHDTFWDFIGQNHESAHMVMWAMSDRAIPRSLRMMEGFGVHTFRLINKEGQAHFVKFHWKPKLGIHSQVWDEAQKAAGKNPDFHRQDLYEAIDKGDYPEWELGLQLIPEEDEFAFDFDILDPTKIWPEEEVPVKIVGKLTLNRNVDNFFAETEQVAFHPGHVVPGIDFSNDPLLQGRLFSYTDTQLSRLGGPNFHQIPINQPVCPFHNNQRDGMHQMTIHHGQTSYHKNALNNNQPEPVSVEQGGYEHYQEKVDGRKVRGRSESFLDFYSQAKLFYNSLAPFEQQHLKDAFSFELGKCKSEAVKNNAVALLNRIDRSIAEEVAKNIGAALPQENLEVKSAKKSPALSMANTIKKPDTRCVAILLNGEPDNAQLLQWVQTLAANKVNFSIVDKNLRTIDGELKVTDTYDTADASLFDAALLISTSTKLETKAIEFIEMTFNHYKPLGISLNNYAVLEKSRITIHEPGIFDLAKNTINDFITGIAEARFWNRTI; from the coding sequence ATGGAAAATAAAAAAATAGACCAGTTAAAAAAATACACCATTGATAATGAACAAAATGCAGGGTTAACAACCAATCAAGGCTTAAAAATGGCAGAAGATGAATTCTCTTTAAAGGCAGGATTAAGAGGTCCCACTTTAATGGAGGACTTTCACTTTCGAGAAAAAATGACTCACTTTGACCATGAACGAATTCCTGAGCGCATTGTTCACGCCCGAGGAGTTGGGGCACACGGCGTATTTCAATTATATGAATCCCTTGAAGCCTACACGAAAGCTGACTTCTTAAATGATACAAATAAAACTACACCTGTATTTGTTCGTTTTTCTACTGTCCAAGGATCTAGAGGTTCTAATGATACCGTTCGAGACGTACGAGGATTTGCTATTAAATTCTATACAGATGAAGGGAATTATGATTTAGTTGGCAATAACATTCCCGTCTTCTTCATTCAAGACGCCATTAAATTTCCTGATTTTGTGCATGCTGTAAAACCTGAACCACATAATGAAATTCCACAAGGAGCAAGTGCACATGACACATTTTGGGACTTCATTGGTCAAAATCATGAATCAGCCCATATGGTGATGTGGGCAATGAGCGATCGTGCTATCCCGCGTAGCCTCCGCATGATGGAAGGTTTCGGAGTACATACCTTCCGCCTTATAAATAAAGAGGGGCAAGCTCATTTTGTTAAATTTCATTGGAAACCAAAGCTCGGCATTCATTCACAGGTTTGGGATGAAGCACAAAAGGCTGCTGGAAAAAATCCCGATTTCCACCGCCAAGACTTATACGAGGCGATCGATAAGGGCGACTATCCTGAATGGGAGCTCGGTTTGCAACTCATTCCTGAAGAAGACGAATTTGCCTTTGATTTCGATATATTAGATCCTACAAAAATATGGCCAGAAGAGGAGGTTCCTGTTAAAATCGTTGGAAAGCTAACCTTAAATCGAAATGTCGATAATTTCTTTGCGGAAACAGAACAAGTTGCTTTCCATCCTGGGCATGTTGTTCCAGGAATCGATTTTTCTAATGATCCATTATTACAAGGACGTCTATTCTCTTACACAGATACGCAATTGTCTAGACTTGGCGGACCTAATTTCCACCAAATTCCGATTAACCAACCAGTTTGTCCTTTTCACAATAACCAACGGGATGGTATGCATCAAATGACCATCCACCATGGACAAACAAGCTATCATAAGAATGCCTTGAATAATAATCAGCCAGAACCAGTATCTGTTGAGCAAGGCGGTTATGAACACTACCAAGAAAAAGTAGATGGTAGAAAAGTTAGAGGCCGTAGTGAAAGTTTCCTTGATTTCTATTCACAAGCTAAACTTTTTTATAATAGCTTAGCACCATTTGAACAACAACATCTAAAAGATGCTTTTAGCTTTGAACTTGGAAAGTGTAAATCAGAAGCGGTGAAAAACAATGCAGTCGCTCTCCTTAATCGAATTGATCGCAGTATTGCGGAAGAAGTGGCCAAAAACATTGGAGCAGCATTACCTCAAGAAAACCTAGAAGTAAAGTCAGCTAAGAAATCTCCAGCCTTAAGCATGGCGAATACCATAAAGAAACCTGACACTCGTTGTGTAGCAATTCTTTTAAACGGCGAGCCGGACAACGCCCAATTACTTCAATGGGTTCAAACATTAGCAGCGAATAAAGTGAATTTCAGCATCGTGGATAAAAATCTGCGTACGATAGACGGAGAATTAAAAGTAACGGACACATACGATACTGCTGATGCGAGCCTATTTGATGCTGCACTACTTATTAGCACCAGTACGAAGCTGGAAACGAAAGCTATTGAATTTATCGAAATGACTTTTAATCATTATAAACCTTTAGGTATTTCCCTTAATAATTATGCGGTATTAGAAAAGAGCCGCATAACAATACATGAACCAGGTATATTCGATCTTGCTAAAAATACGATTAATGACTTTATTACAGGTATAGCGGAAGCTCGATTCTGGAATAGAACTATATAA
- a CDS encoding NAD(P)H-dependent oxidoreductase, protein MNVLIVFTHPNKESLNGAFLKNVVKGCKENGLIKDIQLLDLYEENFNPILYFDEKNKRRHMHKNPVFAKYRELLLWADKVVFIYPIWWGRPPAMLLGYFDQVFSAHFAYKNTGKYTAKGLLKGKSVICISTMKGPRMYPFFLLHNVHKNLMKKAVFQFVGMKKVKFFEFGNMEASGQAKKLERIYRYFRKMNS, encoded by the coding sequence ATGAACGTATTAATTGTCTTTACTCATCCAAACAAGGAAAGCTTAAATGGCGCCTTTTTGAAAAATGTAGTAAAAGGATGCAAGGAAAACGGCTTAATAAAAGATATACAGCTTTTAGATTTATATGAAGAAAATTTTAATCCTATCTTATATTTTGATGAAAAGAATAAAAGACGCCATATGCATAAAAATCCTGTTTTTGCTAAATATAGAGAGCTGTTATTATGGGCGGATAAAGTGGTCTTTATTTATCCAATTTGGTGGGGGAGGCCGCCAGCTATGTTACTTGGATACTTTGATCAAGTTTTCTCAGCTCATTTTGCCTATAAGAATACAGGTAAATATACAGCGAAGGGGTTATTAAAAGGAAAGTCGGTCATTTGTATCTCCACGATGAAAGGACCGAGAATGTATCCATTCTTCCTTTTACATAATGTTCATAAAAATCTCATGAAAAAAGCCGTATTTCAATTTGTAGGAATGAAGAAAGTAAAGTTTTTTGAATTTGGAAACATGGAAGCATCCGGACAAGCGAAAAAGCTAGAAAGGATTTATCGATACTTTAGAAAGATGAATAGTTGA